Proteins encoded by one window of Lathyrus oleraceus cultivar Zhongwan6 chromosome 1, CAAS_Psat_ZW6_1.0, whole genome shotgun sequence:
- the LOC127122346 gene encoding uncharacterized protein At5g39865: MGCVSSKQKKCNHCNTPYCSVSRSYTMHVHHPPQSKGDSYHLVALTSTTLGSLELVSHSQSNGFVPTSGPLHPDKCNGLEVGTNFMFSNGKVSDSFKEEVENEAKTWSTMIVEKLPKSIVKNQITKPTCELDEKETIINTWELMEGLEETSPLQSPNLLKTLSFDVNVNGNVEPQMTSIMENDDDDDGIDLHKPKLDPMIEEGSNESSLKVKVLDFDDFKVVSSFKDSFQDKQEGMDEKLSFFEEKKINDDVFVDFKVSSHGKKEKVVLYFTSLRMVRKTYEDCCNVKIILKGLGIRVDERDVSMHLEFKEELKELLGEEYGKGGLPKVFIGRKYIGGVEEIQKLHDDKKLEKLLDCCEKIDEIEGGDNGGCEVCGDIKFVPCETCYGSCKIYYEDDCEVGEFGFQRCSYCNENGLIRCSMCCF; this comes from the coding sequence ATGGGTTGTGTAAGTTCCAAACAAAAGAAGTGTAATCATTGCAACACGCCTTATTGCTCTGTTTCTAGAAGCTACacaatgcatgtacatcatcCACCTCAAAGCAAAGGAGATAGTTATCATCTTGTGGCATTGACATCAACAACATTGGGTTCATTGGAGCTTGTATCTCATAGTCAAAGTAATGGTTTTGTTCCGACTTCAGGTCCGCTGCACCCAGACAAATGCAACGGACTTGAGGTcggaacaaatttcatgttttCCAATGGAAAGGTTAGTGATAGTTTCAAAGAGGAGGTAGAGAATGAGGCCAAGACATGGTCTACTATGATTGTGGAGAAGTTGCCAAAATCTATTGTCAAGAATCAAATCACAAAACCAACTTGTGAGCTTGATGAGAAGGAGACTATCATCAACACATGGGAACTAATGGAAGGACTTGAAGAGACAAGTCCTTTACAATCACCAAATCTCTTAAAAACTCTCTCTTTTGATGTCAATGTTAATGGCAATGTTGAACCACAAATGACTAGTATCATGgagaatgatgatgatgatgatggcATTGATTTACACAAACCCAAGTTGGATCCAATGATTGAGGAGGGTTCAAATGAGTCAAGTCTCAAGGTTAAAGTTTTGGATTTTGATGATTTTAAAGTTGTTTCCTCATTCAAGGATTCATTTCAAGACAAGCAAGAAGGGATGGATGAAAAGTTATCCTTTTTTGAGGAAAAGAAAATCAATGATGATGTTTTTGTAGATTTCAAGGTTTCCTCACATGGGAAGAAGGAAAAAGTTGTCTTGTATTTCACAAGCCTACGCATGGTGAGAAAAACTTATGAAGATTGTTGCAATGTTAAGATAATTTTGAAAGGATTAGGCATAAGGGTTGATGAGAGAGATGTTTCAATGCACTTAGAGTTTAAAGAAGAGCTCAAAGAGTTACTTGGTGAAGAGTATGGTAAAGGAGGATTACCAAAGGTGTTTATTGGAAGGAAATACATTGGTGGAGTTGAGGAAATTCAAAAACTTCATGATGATAAGAAGCTTGAGAAATTGCTTGATTGTTGTGAAAAGATTGATGAGATTGAAGGAGGTGATAATGGTGGATGTGAAGTTTGTGGTGATATAAAGTTTGTGCCTTGTGAAACATGTTATGGAAGTTGTAAAATTTACTATGAAGATGATTGTGAGGTTGGTGAGTTTGGATTTCAAAGGTGTTCTTATTGCAATGAAAATGGACTAATAAGATGTTCCATGTGTTGTTTCTAG